The DNA window ACTGCTTAGAGCAGTTACGGTACTGCATAATCCAAATTTCTACGCTCGCACAATTCTCTTCTCATTTCCTTTCCTTCTAGTACCAATCGAAACAGGTGCACGCCAGGGGTATCGATACCTCTGTTTCGGTTCCGCTGTTGGCTCAATTCTATTAGTTATATTGACTTTCTCCAGAACAAATGTTATCGTATTGGGAGTGGTTATTTTAATAATTATTTATCGATACGCAAGCACACCACGATTCGAAAATCGGGCCATTCTCTCTACCCTCCTCGGAGGTGGGGGTATAGGTTTCGCTGCTTTCTTTCCCTTTTTATTGGATAGGTTCCTAGGCAAGGTCTCACAGTTTACAGCACAGGGAACAACGCTACGGTTAACGATGTTTCAAACTAGTTTAGAGAGTTTCGCTCAACACCCAATTTTCGGGACAGGGCCAGGTACTGCTATGACTGTGTTGATGTCTGATCCCGAGATGAAAGCAGCTATTATACAATTTAAAGGGAGGTTGGTCCCATTGGCGATGCACAATAACTTCCTTCTAGTCTTGGTTGAAGCAGGTGCCGTGGGGCTTGCACTGTTTGTCCTCTTTCTACTGAAGTATTGGAGTTCTCTATTTGCAGTCAAATCAAAACTAAGGAATGATGAAAAAGATTTGAAAATAATAGTAGACGCGACAGAGCTTACTTTTGTTGCTTTTATTATTTCTGGATTAACAGCAGTCAACTTCGGTATGAGTATCATCTGGTATATCTTTGCAATTCCGTTAGCAATCTATCGTCGACGGATTTTGGATATGATTAGTTAGTATATTCATTTAACCCCTCCAAATTGATATTTCCTACCAATCAATCT is part of the Haloarcula salinisoli genome and encodes:
- a CDS encoding O-antigen ligase family protein is translated as MIAVKNQNIAGRIGAFTGVLTTLIPLAFFFSPVSRSLPLGIAPEQAIIGVVGFFLLVNTFVSGDLTLSSQNFELLSIFFVFSGLYFLTLVTSPFPVDGNNLKASITVFGAQAVLLATVTVTIGRSWWLIRRAVNAIVVLNILLVGLGLTLLLVTLNVNFFRNGIYALDTTWVKLLRAVTVLHNPNFYARTILFSFPFLLVPIETGARQGYRYLCFGSAVGSILLVILTFSRTNVIVLGVVILIIIYRYASTPRFENRAILSTLLGGGGIGFAAFFPFLLDRFLGKVSQFTAQGTTLRLTMFQTSLESFAQHPIFGTGPGTAMTVLMSDPEMKAAIIQFKGRLVPLAMHNNFLLVLVEAGAVGLALFVLFLLKYWSSLFAVKSKLRNDEKDLKIIVDATELTFVAFIISGLTAVNFGMSIIWYIFAIPLAIYRRRILDMIS